The Arachis ipaensis cultivar K30076 chromosome B07, Araip1.1, whole genome shotgun sequence genome includes a window with the following:
- the LOC110265084 gene encoding uncharacterized protein LOC110265084, translating into MDFHSLSRKELQALCKKNKIPANITNVAMANALSALPHVEGLDEFFNPIEAEKAAETPIPHRGAASRTATGNKPVREEQQSSKVVSSQRPQRGTRRAGNGDGVIASEQENKDANVLVTPAAKKRAPAVSLRRKKEVEAVEDDDIVLEGR; encoded by the exons ATGGACTTCCACAGCCTCTCAAGGAAGGAGCTTCAAGCACTTTGCAAGAAGAACAAGATTCCCGCCAACATCACCAATGTTGCCATGGCTAACGCTCTCTCGGCTCTTCCCCAT GTTGAAGGATTGGATGAATTTTTTAATCCAATTGAAGCTGAAAAAGCAGCTGAAACCCCCATTCCTCATCGTGGTGCGGCGTCTAGAACCGCAACCGGAAACAAACCTGTTAGAGAAGAACAACAAAGCTCAAAGGTGGTGTCTTCGCAGAGGCCTCAGCGTGGGACTAGAAGAGCAGGAAATGGTGACGGAGTGATAGCATCTGAGCAAGAGAATAAAGATGCCAATGTTTTGGTTACTCCTGCTGCAAAGAAAAGGGCTCCTGCAGTTTCTTTGCGCAGAAAGAAGGAAGTTGAGGCGGTTGAAGATGATGATATAGTACTCGAAGGTCGGTGA